The DNA region CCCACCATCAGGCGGTCGCCGCACGCGGCGCCGCGCCGCGCTGCCGGCAGCAGGCGTGCAGCTCGTCATCGGACAGCACCCGGTCCGCGCGCTTGGCCAGCTCGAAGAGCTGCTGCGCCAGCCCGTCGTCGTTCGAGTCGTAGCCGTGCTCCGCCAGCCAGTACTTCACATTGGACATCCCGCTCACGTGGCTCACTTCGATACGCTGGCGCCGGCCGAAGTAGCCGGCCGGCACGCCGGAATACACGCGGTCCGCCAGCCAGTCGTCGCCCTTCGCGCGCGCCTTGATGATCGCCGCCGCGTGCACGCCGGTGCCCGTGCGGAACGCGTCCGCGCCCATCACCGGATAGCTGGGCGGGATGGGGACCCCGGTCGCGCGGGACACGCTCGCGCAGTACTCGGGCAGCCGCGACAGGTCGGCGTCGTGCAGCCCCAGCAGCTTGAGATTCACCAGCAGGATGTCCATCTCCGTGTTGCCCACGCGCTCGCCAATGCCCAGCCCGGTGGCGTGCACCCGGTCGACTCCGGCCTCGACGGCCGCCAGCGTGTTGGCCAGCGCCAGCCCGCGGTCACGGTGGCCGTGCCAGTCCAGCTTCACGTCCTCGCCCGTGGGGCGGACCACCTCCTCGCGGATGAAGCGCACGAGCTGCCGCACGCCCTGCGGCGTGGCGTGGCCCACGGTGTCGGCCAGACAGAGACGGCGGGCGCCGCACTCGATCGCGGCCGTGTACAGCCGCTTCAGCGCTTCGGGCCGCGCCCGCGTGGTGTCCTCCGTCACGTACATGACCGGCAGCTCCTCAGCCACGGCAAAGCTCACGGCCTCCTCCGTGGCGCGCAGCATCCGGTCCAGCGTCCAGTCCTCGGCGTACTGGCGGATGGGAGAGGAGCCGATGAAGGTGCAGGCCTCGATGGGGATGCCCGTCTCCTGAC from Gemmatimonadota bacterium includes:
- a CDS encoding 2-isopropylmalate synthase produces the protein QETGIPIEACTFIGSSPIRQYAEDWTLDRMLRATEEAVSFAVAEELPVMYVTEDTTRARPEALKRLYTAAIECGARRLCLADTVGHATPQGVRQLVRFIREEVVRPTGEDVKLDWHGHRDRGLALANTLAAVEAGVDRVHATGLGIGERVGNTEMDILLVNLKLLGLHDADLSRLPEYCASVSRATGVPIPPSYPVMGADAFRTGTGVHAAAIIKARAKGDDWLADRVYSGVPAGYFGRRQRIEVSHVSGMSNVKYWLAEHGYDSNDDGLAQQLFELAKRADRVLSDDELHACCRQRGAAPRAATA